The Oncorhynchus mykiss isolate Arlee chromosome 28, USDA_OmykA_1.1, whole genome shotgun sequence genome includes a window with the following:
- the LOC110508551 gene encoding NPC intracellular cholesterol transporter 1 isoform X1 — protein MGLLSERSYFFLFFIFIILTEGHYKWVQAQHCVWYGECGESDKVPGKKYNCNYTGPPIPLPAEGHELLTELCPGYDYGNQSLCCDVQQLLTLQGSLQLPLQFLSRCPACFFNLMNLFCELTCSPRQSLFVNGTQFTNDTAANKTNVVEVQYYIGQTFANAMYNACQDVQAPSINVKALSLLCGKDASDCNATNWIEYMFDINNGQSPFPIIPIFSDVPVSGMIPMNNKTYGCTEGLEDGSGPCSCQDCSQACGPQPVPPPLLPPWTILGIDAMVVIMWISYVAFLLIFIGAVIGAWCYRKRTIESEYGPILDSNNPPCLNNDNIDQVDASCGETLGERFESSLRSLFARWGSFCVQQPLVVILGSLAVVAACSGGLVYMKITTDPVELWSSPSSQARQEKDYFDSHFGPFFRAEQLIITTTLQSESVYSPNPAGADVPFGAPLDKDVLHQVLDLQTDIENIVASYGDQKVTLKDICLAPLAPFNDNCTILSVLNYFQNSHKQLDRSVGDEFYVYADYHTHFLYCVSAPASLNDTNKLHDPCLGTYGGPVFPWLVLGGYDATNYNNATALVITFPVNNYHNDSINLGKALAWEKEFIVFLKNYSNPNLTISFNSERSIEDEINRESESDLSTVMVSYVIMFVYISLALGHIHSFRRLLVDSKISLGIAGIVIVLSSVACSLGIFSYAGIPLTLIVIEVIPFLVLAVGVDNIFIVVQTYQRDERMPQEELHQQIGRILGDVAPSMLLSSFSETVAFFLGALSTMPAVRTFSLFAGLAVFIDFLLQISCFISLLGLDAKRQEGNRLDIVCCVKLPVGQEERTDGFLFHFFKKVYAPFILKEWVRPIVVAVFVGMLSFSIAVTNKVEIGLDQKLSMPDDSYVLDYFKNLSEYLHTGPPVYFVVEDGHDYLSLEGQNSVCGGVGCSNNSLVQQVYAASLISNYTTIGFNPSSWLDDYFDWVKPQSSCCRYYNSSGAFCNASVVDTSCLRCHPMTPSGKLRPIEQDFMKFLPMFLSDNPNVKCGKGGHAAYSSAVVLKGNDTSVGATYFMTYHTILKDSPDFIDAMKMARVLADNITSAMGHKVFPYSVFYVFYEQYLTIVYDTVFQLGVSLAAIFAVTAVLLGFELWSGVLVSITIAMILVNMFGVMWLWDISLNAVSLVNLVMSCGISVEFCSHIVRAFSISVKSTRVERAEEALAHMGSSVFSGITLTKFGGILILALSKSQIFQIFYFRMYLAMVLLGATHGLIFLPVLLSYAGPSVNKAKVFAANKRYAGTEREHRLNF, from the exons GTTCAAGCCCAGCACTGTGTGTGGTACGGTGAGTGTGGGGAGTCCGACAAGGTCCCGGGGAAGAAGTACAACTGCAACTATACAGGACCACCTATCCCACTCCCAGCAGAGGGCCATGAGCTGCTCACA gaGCTGTGTCCAGGCTATGACTATGGGAACCAGAGTCTGTGCTGTGATGTCCAGCAGCTCCTGACTCTTCAAGGGAGCCTTCAGCTTCCCCTACAGTTCCTCTCTCG ATGCCCAGCCTGTTTCTTCAACCTgatgaacctgttctgtgagctaaCCTGCAGCCCCCGCCAGAGTCTGTTCGTGAACGGCACCCAGTTCACTAATGACACAGCTGCCAACAAGACCAATGTGGTGGAAGTCCAGTACTACATTGGACAGACATTTGCCAATG CCATGTATAATGCTTGTCAGGATGTCCAGGCCCCCTCCATTAACGTGAAGGCCTTGTCACTGCTCTGTGGTAAGGACGCCAGTGACTGCAACGCCACCAACTGGATCGAGTACATGTTCGACATCAACAATGGACAGAGTCCCTTCCCCATCATCCCTATATTCTCAG ACGTGCCAGTGTCCGGTATGATCCCCATGAACAACAAGACATACGGCTGTACGGAGGGTCTGGAGGATGGCTCTGGGCCATGCTCCTGCCAGGACTGTAGCCAGGCCTGTGGCCCCCAGCCTGTCCCTCCGCCCCTGCTTCCGCCATGGACCATTCTGGGCATCGACGCCATGGTGGTCATCATGTGGATCTCTTATGTGGCcttcctcctcatcttcatcGGAGCCGTGATCGGAGCCTGGTGCTACAG AAAAAGGACAATCGAGTCGGAGTATGGTCCCATTTTGGACAGCAATAACCCTCCCTGTCTGAACAATGACAACATTGACCAAG TGGACGCGTCGTGTGGTGAGACGCTGGGCGAGCGCTTCGAGAGCTCCCTGCGTTCCCTCTTCGCCCGCTGGGGCTCGTTCTGCGTACAGCAGCCCCTCGTGGTCATCCTAGGCAGCCTGGCCGTAGTGGCCGCCTGCTCAGGGGGCCTGGTCTACATGAAGATCACCACGGACCCCGTGGAGCTATGGTCCTCTCCCAGCAGCCAGGCCAGGCAGGAGAAGGACTACTTCGACAGCCACTTCGGACCCTTCTTCAGGGCAGAGCAACTCATCATCACCACCACGCTGCAGTCAGAATCCGTCTACTCCCCGAACCCCGCGGGGGCTGACGTGCCCTTCGGAGCCCCCCTGGACAAGGACGTCCTCCACCAG GTGTTGGATCTCCAGACGGACATAGAAAACATAGTGGCTTCATACGGGGACCAGAAAGTGACATTAAAGGATATCTGCTTGGCCCCGCTGGCCCCCTTCAACGACAACTGCACCATCCTCAGTGTTCTCAACTACTTCCAGAACAGCCACAAACAGCTGGACCGTAGCGTAGGCGATGAGTTCTATGTCTACGCCGACTACCACACACACTTCCTCTACTGCGTCAG TGCCCCAGCATCCCTCAACGACACCAACAAGCTCCATGATCCCTGCCTGGGCACCTACGGAGGCCCTGTCTTCCCCTGGCTGGTCCTGGGAGGCTATGATG CCACCAACTACAACAACGCCACAGCTCTAGTGATCACGTTCCCTGTCAACAACTACCATAACGACAGCATCAATCTGGGGAAAGCTCTGGCCTGGGAGAAGGA ATTCATTGTTTTCCTGAAGAACTACAGCAACCCCAACCTGACCATCTCCTTCAACTCTGAGAGGAGCATCGAGGACGAGATCAACCGCGAGAGCGAAAGTGACCTCAGCACCGTCATGGTCAGCTACGTCATCATGTTCGTCTACATCTCCCTGGCGTTAGGACATATCCACAGCTTCAGGAGGTTGCTG GTGGACTCTAAGATCTCCCTAGGCATAGCAGGCATCGTGATAGTGCTGAGCTCAGTGGCCTGTTCTCTGGGCATCTTCAGCTATGCTGGCATCCCTCTCACCCTCATCGTCATCGAGGTCATCCCCTTCCTGGTGCTGGCTGTCGGCGTCGACAACATCTTCATTGTTGTCCAAACGTACCAG AGGGATGAGCGGATGCCTCAGGAGGAGCTGCACCAGCAGATAGGCCGTATCCTAGGAGACGTGGCTCCCAGcatgctcctctcctccttttctgaGACAGTGGCTTTCTTCCTGG GGGCCCTGTCCACTATGCCAGCGGTGCGGACCTTCTCCCTGTTTGCTGGGCTGGCTGTGTTCATTGACTTCTTGCTACAGATCAGCTGCTTCATTAGCCTGCTGGGCCTGGATGCCAAGAGACAGGAG GGGAATCGTCTGGACATTGTGTGCTGTGTGAAGCTGCCAGTTggccaggaggagaggacagatggcTTCCTCTTCCACTTCTTCAAGAAGGTCTACGCCCCCTTCATCCTCAAAGAGTGGGTCAGACCCATTGTG GTGGCTGTGTTTGTGGGGATGTTGTCCTTCAGTATCGCTGTCACCAATAAGGTAGAGATTGGACTGGACCAGAAGCTCTCCATGCCTGAT GACTCGTACGTGCTGGACTACTTTAAGAACCTGAGTGAGTACCTCCACACGGGTCCTCCGGTCTACTTCGTGGTGGAGGATGGCCATGACTACCTGAGTCTGGAGGGCCAGAactctgtgtgtggaggggtgggcTGCAGCAACAACTCTCTGGTCCAACAGGTCTACGCAGCATCTCTCATCAGCAACTA CACCACTATAGGATTCAACCCGTCGTCATGGCTGGATGACTACTTTGACTGGGTGAAGCCTCAGTCCTCCTGCTGTAGATATTACAACTCTTCTGGGGCCTTCTGCAAtgcctcag TGGTGGACACGTCGTGTTTGCGCTGCCACCCCATGACCCCCAGTGGGAAGCTGAGGCCCATAGAGCAGGACTTCATGAAGTTCCTCCCCATGTTTTTGTCAGACAACCCCAACGTCAAGTGTGGGAAAGG TGGTCACGCGGCCTACAGTTCAGCTGTGGTCCTAAAGGGGAACGACACATCTGTGGGGGCCACCTACTTCATGACCTACCACACTATCCTCAAGGACTCCCCTGACTTCATAGACGCCATGAAGATGGCCCGCGTCCTGGCTGACAACATCACAAGCGCCATGGGCCACAAAGTGTTCCCCTACAG CGTGTTCTACGTGTTCTACGAGCAGTACCTGACCATTGTCTACGACACGGTCTTCCAGCTGGGCGTGTCGCTGGCGGCCATCTTTGCGGTGACCGCGGTGCTGCTGGGCTTTGAGCTGTGGTCAGGAGTGCTGGTCAGCATCACCATCGCCATGATCCTGGTCAACATGTTCGGGGTCATGTGGCTCTGGGACATCAGCCTCAACGCTGTGTCCCTCGTCAACCTCGTCATG agctGTGGTATCTCTGTGGAGTTCTGCAGTCACATAGTGAGGGCTTTCTCCATCAGTGTGAAGAGCACCAGAGTGGAAAGGGCTGAAGAAGCTCTGGCCCACATGGGCAGCTCA GTGTTCAGTGGGATCACTCTGACTAAGTTTGGAGGCATCCTGATCCTGGCTCTGTCCAAGTCCCAGATCTTCCAGATCTTCTACTTCCGCATGTACCTAGCCATGGTGCTGCTGGGGGCCACGCACGGACTCATCTTCCTCCCTGTGCTGCTCAGCTACGCAG GTCCTTCGGTAAACAAAGCCAAGGTGTTTGCAGCCAACAAGCGCTATGCCGGCACAGAAAGGGAGCACCGCCTCAACTTCTAG
- the LOC118944888 gene encoding NPC intracellular cholesterol transporter 1-like: protein MQLRNNCWTGYSLVQTTQLSLYHTILKDSPDFIDAMKMARVLADNITSAMGHKVFPYSVFYVFYEQYLTIVYDTVFQLGVSLAAIFAVTAVLLGFELWSGVLVSITIAMILVNMFGVMWLWDISLNAVSLVNLVMSCGISVEFCSHIVRAFSISVKSTRVERAEEALAHMGSSVFSGITLTKFGGILILALSKSQIFQIFYFRMYLAMVLLGATHGLIFLPVLLSYAGPSVNKAKVFAANKRYAGTEREHRLNF, encoded by the exons ATGCAACTCAGGAATAACTGTTGG ACCGGCTACAGCTTAGTGCAGACGACACAGCTGTCACTGTACCACACTATCCTCAAGGACTCCCCTGACTTCATAGACGCCATGAAGATGGCCCGCGTCCTGGCTGACAACATCACAAGCGCCATGGGCCACAAAGTGTTCCCCTACAG CGTGTTCTACGTGTTCTACGAGCAGTACCTGACCATTGTCTACGACACGGTCTTCCAGCTGGGCGTGTCGCTGGCGGCCATCTTTGCGGTGACCGCGGTGCTGCTGGGCTTTGAGCTGTGGTCAGGAGTGCTGGTCAGCATCACCATCGCCATGATCCTGGTCAACATGTTCGGGGTCATGTGGCTCTGGGACATCAGCCTCAACGCTGTGTCCCTCGTCAACCTCGTCATG agctGTGGTATCTCTGTGGAGTTCTGCAGTCACATAGTGAGGGCTTTCTCCATCAGTGTGAAGAGCACCAGAGTGGAAAGGGCTGAAGAAGCTCTGGCCCACATGGGCAGCTCA GTGTTCAGTGGGATCACTCTGACTAAGTTTGGAGGCATCCTGATCCTGGCTCTGTCCAAGTCCCAGATCTTCCAGATCTTCTACTTCCGCATGTACCTAGCCATGGTGCTGCTGGGGGCCACGCACGGACTCATCTTCCTCCCTGTGCTGCTCAGCTACGCAG GTCCTTCGGTAAACAAAGCCAAGGTGTTTGCAGCCAACAAGCGCTATGCCGGCACAGAAAGGGAGCACCGCCTCAACTTCTAG
- the LOC118944820 gene encoding NPC intracellular cholesterol transporter 1-like encodes MKMARVLADNITSAMGHKVFPYSVFYVFYEQYLTIVYDTVFQLGVSLAAIFAVTAVLLGFELWSGVLVSITIAMILVNMFGVMWLWDISLNAVSLVNLVMSCGISVEFCSHIVRAFSISVKSTRVERAEEALAHMGSSVFSGITLTKFGGILILALSKSQIFQIFYFRMYLAMVLLGATHGLIFLPVLLSYAGPSVNKAKVFAANKRYAGTEREHRLNF; translated from the exons ATGAAGATGGCCCGCGTCCTGGCTGACAACATCACAAGCGCCATGGGCCACAAAGTGTTCCCCTACAG CGTGTTCTACGTGTTCTACGAGCAGTACCTGACCATTGTCTACGACACGGTCTTCCAGCTGGGCGTGTCGCTGGCGGCCATCTTTGCGGTGACCGCGGTGCTGCTGGGCTTTGAGCTGTGGTCAGGAGTGCTGGTCAGCATCACCATCGCCATGATCCTGGTCAACATGTTCGGGGTCATGTGGCTCTGGGACATCAGCCTCAACGCTGTGTCCCTCGTCAACCTCGTCATG agctGTGGTATCTCTGTGGAGTTCTGCAGTCACATAGTGAGGGCTTTCTCCATCAGTGTGAAGAGCACCAGAGTGGAAAGGGCTGAAGAAGCTCTGGCCCACATGGGCAGCTCA GTGTTCAGTGGGATCACTCTGACTAAGTTTGGAGGCATCCTGATCCTGGCTCTGTCCAAGTCCCAGATCTTCCAGATCTTCTACTTCCGCATGTACCTAGCCATGGTGCTGCTGGGGGCCACGCACGGACTCATCTTCCTCCCTGTGCTGCTCAGCTACGCAG GTCCTTCGGTAAACAAAGCCAAGGTGTTTGCAGCCAACAAGCGCTATGCCGGCACAGAAAGGGAGCACCGCCTCAACTTCTAG
- the LOC110508551 gene encoding NPC intracellular cholesterol transporter 1 isoform X2, producing the protein MNLFCELTCSPRQSLFVNGTQFTNDTAANKTNVVEVQYYIGQTFANAMYNACQDVQAPSINVKALSLLCGKDASDCNATNWIEYMFDINNGQSPFPIIPIFSDVPVSGMIPMNNKTYGCTEGLEDGSGPCSCQDCSQACGPQPVPPPLLPPWTILGIDAMVVIMWISYVAFLLIFIGAVIGAWCYRKRTIESEYGPILDSNNPPCLNNDNIDQVDASCGETLGERFESSLRSLFARWGSFCVQQPLVVILGSLAVVAACSGGLVYMKITTDPVELWSSPSSQARQEKDYFDSHFGPFFRAEQLIITTTLQSESVYSPNPAGADVPFGAPLDKDVLHQVLDLQTDIENIVASYGDQKVTLKDICLAPLAPFNDNCTILSVLNYFQNSHKQLDRSVGDEFYVYADYHTHFLYCVSAPASLNDTNKLHDPCLGTYGGPVFPWLVLGGYDATNYNNATALVITFPVNNYHNDSINLGKALAWEKEFIVFLKNYSNPNLTISFNSERSIEDEINRESESDLSTVMVSYVIMFVYISLALGHIHSFRRLLVDSKISLGIAGIVIVLSSVACSLGIFSYAGIPLTLIVIEVIPFLVLAVGVDNIFIVVQTYQRDERMPQEELHQQIGRILGDVAPSMLLSSFSETVAFFLGALSTMPAVRTFSLFAGLAVFIDFLLQISCFISLLGLDAKRQEGNRLDIVCCVKLPVGQEERTDGFLFHFFKKVYAPFILKEWVRPIVVAVFVGMLSFSIAVTNKVEIGLDQKLSMPDDSYVLDYFKNLSEYLHTGPPVYFVVEDGHDYLSLEGQNSVCGGVGCSNNSLVQQVYAASLISNYTTIGFNPSSWLDDYFDWVKPQSSCCRYYNSSGAFCNASVVDTSCLRCHPMTPSGKLRPIEQDFMKFLPMFLSDNPNVKCGKGGHAAYSSAVVLKGNDTSVGATYFMTYHTILKDSPDFIDAMKMARVLADNITSAMGHKVFPYSVFYVFYEQYLTIVYDTVFQLGVSLAAIFAVTAVLLGFELWSGVLVSITIAMILVNMFGVMWLWDISLNAVSLVNLVMSCGISVEFCSHIVRAFSISVKSTRVERAEEALAHMGSSVFSGITLTKFGGILILALSKSQIFQIFYFRMYLAMVLLGATHGLIFLPVLLSYAGPSVNKAKVFAANKRYAGTEREHRLNF; encoded by the exons atgaacctgttctgtgagctaaCCTGCAGCCCCCGCCAGAGTCTGTTCGTGAACGGCACCCAGTTCACTAATGACACAGCTGCCAACAAGACCAATGTGGTGGAAGTCCAGTACTACATTGGACAGACATTTGCCAATG CCATGTATAATGCTTGTCAGGATGTCCAGGCCCCCTCCATTAACGTGAAGGCCTTGTCACTGCTCTGTGGTAAGGACGCCAGTGACTGCAACGCCACCAACTGGATCGAGTACATGTTCGACATCAACAATGGACAGAGTCCCTTCCCCATCATCCCTATATTCTCAG ACGTGCCAGTGTCCGGTATGATCCCCATGAACAACAAGACATACGGCTGTACGGAGGGTCTGGAGGATGGCTCTGGGCCATGCTCCTGCCAGGACTGTAGCCAGGCCTGTGGCCCCCAGCCTGTCCCTCCGCCCCTGCTTCCGCCATGGACCATTCTGGGCATCGACGCCATGGTGGTCATCATGTGGATCTCTTATGTGGCcttcctcctcatcttcatcGGAGCCGTGATCGGAGCCTGGTGCTACAG AAAAAGGACAATCGAGTCGGAGTATGGTCCCATTTTGGACAGCAATAACCCTCCCTGTCTGAACAATGACAACATTGACCAAG TGGACGCGTCGTGTGGTGAGACGCTGGGCGAGCGCTTCGAGAGCTCCCTGCGTTCCCTCTTCGCCCGCTGGGGCTCGTTCTGCGTACAGCAGCCCCTCGTGGTCATCCTAGGCAGCCTGGCCGTAGTGGCCGCCTGCTCAGGGGGCCTGGTCTACATGAAGATCACCACGGACCCCGTGGAGCTATGGTCCTCTCCCAGCAGCCAGGCCAGGCAGGAGAAGGACTACTTCGACAGCCACTTCGGACCCTTCTTCAGGGCAGAGCAACTCATCATCACCACCACGCTGCAGTCAGAATCCGTCTACTCCCCGAACCCCGCGGGGGCTGACGTGCCCTTCGGAGCCCCCCTGGACAAGGACGTCCTCCACCAG GTGTTGGATCTCCAGACGGACATAGAAAACATAGTGGCTTCATACGGGGACCAGAAAGTGACATTAAAGGATATCTGCTTGGCCCCGCTGGCCCCCTTCAACGACAACTGCACCATCCTCAGTGTTCTCAACTACTTCCAGAACAGCCACAAACAGCTGGACCGTAGCGTAGGCGATGAGTTCTATGTCTACGCCGACTACCACACACACTTCCTCTACTGCGTCAG TGCCCCAGCATCCCTCAACGACACCAACAAGCTCCATGATCCCTGCCTGGGCACCTACGGAGGCCCTGTCTTCCCCTGGCTGGTCCTGGGAGGCTATGATG CCACCAACTACAACAACGCCACAGCTCTAGTGATCACGTTCCCTGTCAACAACTACCATAACGACAGCATCAATCTGGGGAAAGCTCTGGCCTGGGAGAAGGA ATTCATTGTTTTCCTGAAGAACTACAGCAACCCCAACCTGACCATCTCCTTCAACTCTGAGAGGAGCATCGAGGACGAGATCAACCGCGAGAGCGAAAGTGACCTCAGCACCGTCATGGTCAGCTACGTCATCATGTTCGTCTACATCTCCCTGGCGTTAGGACATATCCACAGCTTCAGGAGGTTGCTG GTGGACTCTAAGATCTCCCTAGGCATAGCAGGCATCGTGATAGTGCTGAGCTCAGTGGCCTGTTCTCTGGGCATCTTCAGCTATGCTGGCATCCCTCTCACCCTCATCGTCATCGAGGTCATCCCCTTCCTGGTGCTGGCTGTCGGCGTCGACAACATCTTCATTGTTGTCCAAACGTACCAG AGGGATGAGCGGATGCCTCAGGAGGAGCTGCACCAGCAGATAGGCCGTATCCTAGGAGACGTGGCTCCCAGcatgctcctctcctccttttctgaGACAGTGGCTTTCTTCCTGG GGGCCCTGTCCACTATGCCAGCGGTGCGGACCTTCTCCCTGTTTGCTGGGCTGGCTGTGTTCATTGACTTCTTGCTACAGATCAGCTGCTTCATTAGCCTGCTGGGCCTGGATGCCAAGAGACAGGAG GGGAATCGTCTGGACATTGTGTGCTGTGTGAAGCTGCCAGTTggccaggaggagaggacagatggcTTCCTCTTCCACTTCTTCAAGAAGGTCTACGCCCCCTTCATCCTCAAAGAGTGGGTCAGACCCATTGTG GTGGCTGTGTTTGTGGGGATGTTGTCCTTCAGTATCGCTGTCACCAATAAGGTAGAGATTGGACTGGACCAGAAGCTCTCCATGCCTGAT GACTCGTACGTGCTGGACTACTTTAAGAACCTGAGTGAGTACCTCCACACGGGTCCTCCGGTCTACTTCGTGGTGGAGGATGGCCATGACTACCTGAGTCTGGAGGGCCAGAactctgtgtgtggaggggtgggcTGCAGCAACAACTCTCTGGTCCAACAGGTCTACGCAGCATCTCTCATCAGCAACTA CACCACTATAGGATTCAACCCGTCGTCATGGCTGGATGACTACTTTGACTGGGTGAAGCCTCAGTCCTCCTGCTGTAGATATTACAACTCTTCTGGGGCCTTCTGCAAtgcctcag TGGTGGACACGTCGTGTTTGCGCTGCCACCCCATGACCCCCAGTGGGAAGCTGAGGCCCATAGAGCAGGACTTCATGAAGTTCCTCCCCATGTTTTTGTCAGACAACCCCAACGTCAAGTGTGGGAAAGG TGGTCACGCGGCCTACAGTTCAGCTGTGGTCCTAAAGGGGAACGACACATCTGTGGGGGCCACCTACTTCATGACCTACCACACTATCCTCAAGGACTCCCCTGACTTCATAGACGCCATGAAGATGGCCCGCGTCCTGGCTGACAACATCACAAGCGCCATGGGCCACAAAGTGTTCCCCTACAG CGTGTTCTACGTGTTCTACGAGCAGTACCTGACCATTGTCTACGACACGGTCTTCCAGCTGGGCGTGTCGCTGGCGGCCATCTTTGCGGTGACCGCGGTGCTGCTGGGCTTTGAGCTGTGGTCAGGAGTGCTGGTCAGCATCACCATCGCCATGATCCTGGTCAACATGTTCGGGGTCATGTGGCTCTGGGACATCAGCCTCAACGCTGTGTCCCTCGTCAACCTCGTCATG agctGTGGTATCTCTGTGGAGTTCTGCAGTCACATAGTGAGGGCTTTCTCCATCAGTGTGAAGAGCACCAGAGTGGAAAGGGCTGAAGAAGCTCTGGCCCACATGGGCAGCTCA GTGTTCAGTGGGATCACTCTGACTAAGTTTGGAGGCATCCTGATCCTGGCTCTGTCCAAGTCCCAGATCTTCCAGATCTTCTACTTCCGCATGTACCTAGCCATGGTGCTGCTGGGGGCCACGCACGGACTCATCTTCCTCCCTGTGCTGCTCAGCTACGCAG GTCCTTCGGTAAACAAAGCCAAGGTGTTTGCAGCCAACAAGCGCTATGCCGGCACAGAAAGGGAGCACCGCCTCAACTTCTAG